A single Micromonospora luteifusca DNA region contains:
- a CDS encoding hemolysin family protein, whose translation MQSYGSQLALVGILVVINALFAGSEMALVSLRDSQIQRLERTSRAGRVLARLAKDPNRFLATIQIGITLAGFLASAAAAVSLAKPLVPLLAVFGGAAETVAIVVVTLALTFVTLVFGELAPKRIAMQSAERWALLVARPLDLLASFTRPAVWALGATSDLVVRLVGLNPKHQPEEIGPDELRDIVAGNHGFTKEQRTIIAGAVEIADRRLRAVLVPRLQVFTLDSGTTAEAARLVLAATGHSRAPVVRHGGLDDTAGVIHLRDLVGVPDDRPVDEIARPPMLLPDSLPVVDALRQFKAERQHIALVVDERGAVDGIVTLEDILEEIVGEIYDETDRDVNSVRRDPDGALLLPGTFPVHDLPDIGVELPSRPAGDYTTVAGLVLARLGHIPTVVGEDVTLDGWVLVVAGIDHRAITEVRLSRVPDDADADADLTSEPVLDEARS comes from the coding sequence CACTGCGGGACAGTCAGATCCAGCGCTTGGAGCGCACCAGCCGGGCCGGGCGGGTGCTGGCTCGCCTCGCCAAGGACCCGAACCGCTTCCTGGCAACCATCCAGATCGGCATCACCCTGGCCGGTTTCCTGGCCTCCGCCGCCGCGGCGGTCTCGCTGGCCAAGCCCCTCGTGCCGCTGCTCGCAGTGTTCGGCGGCGCCGCCGAGACCGTGGCGATCGTGGTGGTGACCCTCGCGCTGACCTTCGTCACCCTGGTCTTCGGCGAGTTGGCACCCAAGCGGATCGCCATGCAGTCCGCCGAGCGGTGGGCGCTGCTGGTGGCTCGCCCACTCGACCTGCTCGCCAGTTTCACCCGCCCGGCCGTCTGGGCGCTCGGCGCCACCAGCGACCTGGTGGTCCGCCTGGTCGGGCTCAACCCGAAGCACCAGCCGGAGGAGATCGGCCCGGACGAGTTGCGCGACATCGTCGCCGGGAACCACGGCTTCACCAAGGAGCAGCGCACCATCATCGCCGGCGCCGTGGAGATCGCCGACCGGCGGTTGCGGGCTGTCCTCGTACCCCGGTTGCAGGTCTTCACGCTCGACAGCGGGACCACCGCGGAGGCCGCGCGGCTCGTGCTGGCCGCGACCGGGCACTCCCGGGCGCCGGTGGTGCGCCACGGCGGCCTGGACGACACGGCCGGCGTGATCCACCTGCGCGACCTGGTAGGGGTGCCCGACGACCGTCCGGTCGACGAGATCGCCCGGCCCCCGATGCTGTTGCCCGACTCGCTGCCGGTGGTGGACGCGCTGCGTCAGTTCAAGGCCGAGCGCCAGCACATCGCGCTCGTCGTGGACGAACGCGGCGCCGTCGACGGCATCGTGACGCTGGAGGACATCCTGGAGGAGATCGTCGGCGAGATCTACGACGAGACCGACCGGGACGTGAACTCGGTTCGCCGCGATCCCGACGGTGCGCTGCTGCTCCCCGGCACCTTCCCGGTGCACGACCTTCCTGACATCGGGGTCGAGTTGCCGTCGCGCCCGGCCGGTGACTACACCACCGTCGCCGGGCTGGTGCTGGCCCGACTCGGGCACATCCCCACCGTCGTCGGAGAGGACGTCACGCTGGACGGCTGGGTGCTGGTGGTGGCCGGCATCGACCACCGGGCGATCACCGAGGTACGACTGAGCCGCGTACCCGATGACGCCGACGCCGACGCCGATCTGACCTCGGAGCCGGTGCTGGACGAGGCCCGTAGCTGA
- a CDS encoding PaaI family thioesterase: MPDLTGGFVALLGLKFEEASADRVVISWRVRPELHQPFGIQHGGVYCSVVETAASVGGSLWLADRGTVVGVSNQTDFLRAVRDGELTAVGTPVHRGRSQQLWQVEITDADERLVARGQVRLQNLSRD, translated from the coding sequence ATGCCGGATCTGACGGGTGGTTTCGTCGCCCTGCTCGGCCTGAAGTTCGAAGAGGCGTCCGCCGACCGGGTGGTCATCAGCTGGCGGGTCCGACCGGAGCTGCACCAGCCGTTCGGCATCCAGCACGGTGGGGTGTACTGCTCGGTCGTGGAGACCGCGGCCAGCGTGGGTGGCTCCCTGTGGCTGGCCGACCGGGGCACGGTGGTCGGCGTGTCGAACCAGACCGACTTCCTGCGGGCCGTCCGGGACGGGGAGCTGACCGCGGTCGGCACGCCCGTGCACCGGGGCCGCAGCCAGCAGCTGTGGCAGGTGGAGATCACCGATGCCGACGAGCGGCTGGTCGCCCGCGGTCAGGTCCGACTCCAGAACCTCTCGCGCGACTGA
- the tyrS gene encoding tyrosine--tRNA ligase — MTDSSPPPSRRDSLTDDLLWRGLIQDSTGLDELRELLDGGTATTYYVGFDPTAQSLHVGSLMQVTTARRLQLAGHRPLLLVGGATGQIGDPKESAERTLNPPEVIAGWVERIREQLAPFVSYTGDNAAHLVNNLDWTGEMSVVEFLRDVGKHFPVNKMLAREVVRARLETGISFTEFSYQLLQANDFYELHRRHGCQLQFGGSDQWGNITAGVDYVRRRGAGPVQAFTTPLVTKADGTKFGKTEGGAVWLDPMLTSPYAFYQFWLNVDDREVDRYLRYFSFRTRDELEELAKATAERPAARLAQRALAEELTTLVHGAEETRQAVAASQALFGRGSLDDLAPETLRAALTEAGLVRLSGEPPDVAGLLRDSGLVGGLKEARRVIAEGGAYVNNNRVTEVDAEVSSSDLLHGRYLVLRRGKRSFAGVELVE, encoded by the coding sequence GTGACCGACAGCAGCCCCCCGCCGTCCCGGCGGGACTCCCTGACCGACGACCTGCTCTGGCGTGGCCTCATCCAGGACTCGACCGGCCTCGACGAGCTGCGCGAGCTGCTCGACGGGGGGACGGCCACCACCTATTACGTGGGCTTCGACCCCACCGCGCAGAGCCTGCACGTCGGCTCGCTCATGCAGGTCACCACGGCCCGCAGACTGCAACTCGCGGGGCACCGACCGTTGCTGCTGGTGGGTGGGGCGACCGGGCAGATCGGTGACCCGAAGGAGAGCGCCGAGCGGACGCTCAACCCGCCCGAGGTGATCGCCGGCTGGGTCGAGAGGATCCGTGAGCAGCTGGCGCCCTTCGTGTCGTACACGGGGGACAACGCGGCGCACCTGGTCAACAACCTGGACTGGACCGGCGAGATGTCGGTGGTCGAGTTCCTGCGCGACGTGGGAAAGCACTTCCCGGTCAACAAGATGCTCGCGCGGGAGGTGGTGCGGGCGCGGTTGGAGACGGGGATCAGCTTCACCGAGTTCAGCTACCAGCTGCTGCAGGCCAACGACTTCTACGAGCTGCATCGGCGGCACGGCTGCCAGCTTCAGTTCGGCGGGTCCGACCAGTGGGGCAACATCACCGCTGGCGTCGACTACGTCCGTCGACGTGGCGCGGGGCCGGTGCAGGCGTTCACCACGCCCCTGGTCACCAAGGCCGACGGCACGAAGTTCGGCAAGACCGAGGGCGGCGCCGTCTGGCTCGACCCGATGTTGACCAGCCCGTACGCCTTCTACCAGTTCTGGCTCAACGTCGACGACCGAGAGGTCGACCGCTACCTGCGCTACTTCAGCTTCCGTACGCGTGACGAGCTGGAGGAGTTGGCGAAGGCGACGGCCGAGCGGCCGGCGGCCCGCCTGGCGCAGCGGGCGCTCGCCGAGGAGCTGACCACTCTGGTGCACGGCGCCGAGGAGACCCGGCAGGCGGTCGCCGCCAGTCAGGCGCTCTTCGGGCGCGGATCGCTGGACGACCTCGCCCCGGAGACACTGCGGGCGGCGCTGACTGAAGCCGGGCTGGTGCGTCTCTCTGGCGAACCGCCGGATGTGGCGGGCCTGCTGCGGGATTCCGGGCTCGTGGGTGGTCTCAAGGAGGCCCGTCGGGTGATCGCCGAGGGCGGCGCCTACGTCAACAACAACAGGGTGACCGAGGTGGACGCCGAGGTTTCGTCGTCCGATCTGCTGCATGGGCGATACCTGGTGCTGCGCCGTGGCAAGCGCTCGTTCGCGGGCGTTGAGCTGGTCGAATAG